In the genome of bacterium, one region contains:
- a CDS encoding type II toxin-antitoxin system YoeB family toxin, whose product MLEIRYTPEFKKRYGELPGAVQKKAERRENVFRQNPFHPALRTEKLEPRRKEYWSFRIDRTYRILFRFRDQNTIYFLTCGHHKWIYRYVDRH is encoded by the coding sequence ATGCTCGAAATCAGATACACTCCGGAGTTCAAAAAGCGCTACGGTGAGTTACCAGGCGCGGTGCAAAAGAAAGCGGAGCGGCGCGAAAACGTGTTTCGTCAGAACCCGTTTCATCCTGCACTCCGAACAGAAAAACTGGAACCCCGCCGTAAGGAGTACTGGAGTTTCCGTATTGACCGAACGTACCGCATCCTCTTTCGTTTTCGAGACCAAAACACTATCTACTTTCTCACGTGCGGTCACCATAAGTGGATTTACCGCTACGTTGATCGGCACTGA